The window TTTCAAATACTCACTTTTGTTGACAGTCAATTAAAAGTATTGATTTTTATGAAACATTTACTTGTATAATGAAACTATTACAAATAAGCTCAAATATTAACGACCAATGGTTATATATGCTGATACAGTGGCATCATACCTGCATTTTCCTTCTGACAACATCGAATGGAAATGAAACAGTCATTGCAGCAGCAGTGGCTAGACATCCATGAAGCATAACTTCAACAGTTGAATGATTGTATCTCGGTTGTATCCATAACTGATCAAGAATTTCGTACATTAAAAATGTGGTAATGGCATAGGGTACAGAtcctgaaaacaaaaataaaaaataagtaaaaatgataaaatttgatttgatacaaaaatcaaaagaaaaatcagtttcaaagagcaaataaaaaaaaagatgattgattgatggatTTTTGGTTGCTTTACACCACCATGATATAACTCCTTTTGTGTATTGCTTAATTGAAATCACATCTTGTATCACTTAATTATCATTTAACGCGGTCTTCTTACAGGCTTAACCACAGGAACACCTAGGCTTGGAAAATTATTTTTGGCTGGTTAAATTCTTCTCTAAATACTAACAGAATCCAATTAAAATTTTGCTTAAATTGAGCTATGGGCATGTGGATTCCagcatttatcataaaaaaactcACAATTATTGAGAgcatttttaaaaactaaaaacagaaaaaaagaggCAAAACTCTTATGATGATggtgttttttggtttttttttacataggaatgggtttttttatacgaccgcaattttttttggggggggataGTATAATAGTAtgatttttttaagggattcatattttttttcaaatttcaaatttttaaaagaaatctttaattgcacagtattgtgcaatagatttgtaagatatttgaccacattttgtgtcagaaacctatatgatgtcaaaaatttgatcacaatccaaatatTCAggcagtatcaagcttgaatattgtgtccaaatttgccacaactgttcagggtttcgaCTTCTGCGGTCGTATTAGGCTGCGctcaacatttttttatactaAGTTTTTGTCTTCAGAAAATTCTTAAAAGGTCTGTATTTTGCTTTACACTTTGTATGCTCTCATTTCCCCCTACTTATTCATATTTTTTACCAATTAGAGTGGTTAGCAGTCCTTTGTAAAAAGTGCCCTTTCCTtcgtttaacaatattttttggaATGTATCTGTTACTCCTTTATATGCtgatattgttttatcatatGGTTGAATGATAGTTCTGGTTTTGACAACATCTAATGGATAAACAGCTACAGTAGACACAATTCCTGCAGCAATTCCTGTGGAAAGTCTTTTTCCTATTGACAATCTACCAAGCTCATCTGAAAATTCCCATTTTAATTGTTGATAAATGAGATAATGAATCCAGGAATGAGGTAAGACTTTTATACAGCCAATCATATTTCCTTTCCACCATCCGCGTACCCCATCATGTTTTCTCAGATGTTTACATAGACTCTGCAGACTGCTTTTAGACTCAACTGTGCCtacttgttttgttattttgagAACATCTAGTGGTGCAGTTAGAGTCCGACTTATACATGCTGACACAGCTGTTGAACTTAGCAACTGGGTAAATGTCAAACGATGATCAGATGCTGTGGTCATTTAGGACAAAGTGAAAGTATAGCAGACGACTTTATAAGAGAAAAGGTTTCACATGAAAAATATAGTGCATACACTATTTCGTACTTAAGATATaatctactttttttttactattaaccTATCATACACCAATTAAATAGCTCATATTGAAATTATCAATTAATTATGAATGGACAATAAATCTTCGTTATGAGTTCTTGATATTGAGGTTATTTTtcttactttcactttcatttttaGATTCATACGTATACGAGAACCGGAAGTGTAGATTTCAGGCGAAAGTGTTACTGTTAGGAGAAGATGCCACGAATAATCATCTGTCATTCGTCTGTTGCGAAGGTTTGATAAAACAAAGTGATATTtaattgatttcttttattttttatcatcaaAACCATATCTGAGAATATATACAGTATCTTTTAAGATATCTGTAACATCGTCAATATGGTGACCCCTTTCTAAATGACATGATGGAGAAATTTCTAGACACTTCATCTTCATTACTGATAGATTGACACCAGGTCATATATTCATCCTCGATGATAGACATTTCGGCACCCGAGAAAGACGGTTCGATTTCAAGAAAAATCGACACCTCATAAAGCTACTATTCACTGTTAAATTTCAAATCAAatagtaacatatatatatatattagtaggTGGTGATttcaatctataaaaaaaaaagtcgctgtcacgtaaaattggcaccatgttttttgtcaaaatgttcttaaatatcgaccgcgtttactaaagatcatgtttttcaattagcggaaCTAAAATCCTGTCCAAATTATGCAAATATCcacatttaaaacaaatcttacaAAATCAGTGGAAAACAACATTCCTCATAAGTTCCTAACATACAAAAACAGACTACCTTGGATTCACAACAATCTAAGGAAAATGATAAATAGAAAAAACAAGCtatattataaaatgaaacaAGACATCAAGTATGCTGAAAAGTAGAgacatctgaaaaaaaagaacaaacaactGCATACTGGGGTTATATTGAAAAAATGATAGACCTACCCATAAATGAACCCGACCAACAGTGCAACAATCAATCTAAACCTAAAAAAGCTATTTTCCTTTATTAAATCACTGCGCACAGATAACACCGGTGTCGCACCACTGAAAAAAGAAGGACAGTTAATAGCTGATAAAAAGCAAAAGGCAGACATCCTAAACACACAATTCCAATCAGTGTTTACCAACTGAATCAAATAAGACCATTCCAGACAAAGGTCCTAGCTCACACCCTGTGATAGATTAATAATGTTCTACAAAATAGTACACCAAATCGTAGCTATACCATCTGCTATTCTCATACCATCAGACAGTAGAACCCGCAAAAACCATAATTATACTTTTAGACACATTTCAACCaaaaaagatacatatataaATACTCATTTTTTCCATATACCATAACTCAGTGGAACTTATTGCCAATGCAAAAAGTCCCTGTCGCCACAGTCGACACCTTCAGATAACAGCTCACACCAGCTGTTCTTCACAAATTCATCTAACTCATTATTAGCctatgtacatagttttaatcacaatttaaaaaatttaaattgcgCACCTCCAATTTATTTCcaactatttttgtttttgtaaatatatatatataggccatGCTATGCAAACAGTAAATAATCTTCAGATCATTGAAGGACTACTGAAAacctaaagaagaagaagaagagtcCAAATAACTATGAGTCTTGAAGGGGTCTTATTTGGGGTTTCTGATACCGGATCCTGCTTACTCTTTTGTCatattcccgtatcccgcttagtCGCTTACACTTATAATGTACGTGaggaattttcattttttttgtaaattcccgTGTCGTGGCACAAAAAGTTGACAATCCAGTGTCACGCTTAGACCCTAGAGAATGGCAATGACACCCACTCTTGAAaggcttttctttttttttctttgaagcctAACATTCAAAGGcatcaaagcaaaaatttaaaatagccttccaactTCCAAGGCGTCATAATTATTAGGATTACCTTTAGCTATATAACTCTTtaaataaagtacatgtatttattattacatgtatattattattaaCTATTCCATGTACttaggtgcactcgactccaatcttagttgactaggattgtcagtttcccTATCGAAGGTCATGGTTTTCTCCGGAGAATCTCTGGCTCCTTCCACCAATAAAGACTGGCCGCTACGAAATactagcctaaatgcggtgcttaaaagtggcattaaaataccaaaaatcTAATCAAAATCAAATCCATGTACTGATGTAGTCTAAAATGGTAACAAGACATTTTGGCACCCagaccagggactttctatactaacaggACTGGTCACTTATAACATGCATAACAATGTCTAAACAAATTATCAGACTGATCTCGGCCGTAGCTGATGTCACATGACTTTATAGCAATTAAAGTCATTTCACATTTACGACTTGTTCTTTGATCATAACCATATGATCAAGTTAAACAAAAAATGGTTTTTAAGAAATTTTATACATTCATTGAcattttgtcattacaaaatgctgttttcaaaagatttttcgtattgtttttaaaatattgatctttGAACTTTGAGGTACTGTATATCAGGTTTTTTTCGTGTGTAAAATTTTTGCTTTGTTCGCTGTAGCCAAGACAATTCAGCTCCTCATTTTTCTCCATATATATATCCTAGTCTCTTGGGCTTTTGTGCTATAAAGAATGCAtttttgtctgctctttggtcgggttgttttctctttgacacattccccatatccattctcaattttattatgacgTCACAATTTCCATTGAAAAAGCATGCATAATACGAATTCATATGAAAGTACGAAAACATCATGATCTGACCATAATACGAATAAGACACATGTATGAAGTACGTAAACATATGATATTAATTGCCAAAATCTGGATATCGTgaacttattttttaaattgtattttgttagaatacatgtatatactttttcactttttttggtcttttggaaaatgtttttgGTGGTTGTATTTTGACCCCTCTCATAAGAGGTAtctaccaagaaatttgttttgcatgcacacatatatataaattatggaTTTTATCTCATCGATTTGAAcaataattgttttcaatttagacttgtttatttcttttcgtttgggcttgtattatatttgccTACgagtttatatgatccgttcaacCTGTTTTGACTAGTCAacaaaattcaagagtctatcaaGAATTGAGGttaattatatggccttccaaataccttTTCAATTCCTAACATCACCGAAGATACATTACTTGTCAAAATTCAATATGATGTTCtacatttgtaatttttgcaACTAAATGCATGGGTTTATAATGTTCCAAAAACTATAGCTAGAATTAAAGAAA of the Mytilus galloprovincialis chromosome 8, xbMytGall1.hap1.1, whole genome shotgun sequence genome contains:
- the LOC143042724 gene encoding solute carrier family 25 member 43-like isoform X1 — translated: MTTASDHRLTFTQLLSSTAVSACISRTLTAPLDVLKITKQVGTVESKSSLQSLCKHLRKHDGVRGWWKGNMIGCIKVLPHSWIHYLIYQQLKWEFSDELGRLSIGKRLSTGIAAGIVSTVAVYPLDVVKTRTIIQPYDKTISAYKGVTDTFQKILLNEGKGTFYKGLLTTLIGSVPYAITTFLMYEILDQLWIQPRYNHSTVEVMLHGCLATAAAMTVSFPFDVVRRKMQAQSPVLVNNGGVDVTFKGAKDCLRAIAHFQGIKGFWQGLTPALIRVFPYHALMFLSFDLCKKICLYQNGYSQSMIDHAMDQNIDLDELQEILDYDIELPQD